CACCTTAAAAGAAGCTTTTTTCTGACAGACTCAGACCTTAATGGAGGGTTGACCTTTCCAAATCCATCATTTTTATCAAACATTTCATATGATAAAAAGAGATGATGCGGCATTACTTCAAATGTAATATTTTTCCGTTGTTTAATGAGGTCAACCGAATCAGGTGATGAAATATGACAGAAATGAAGTTTTAAACCTGTTTTTGAAATATCAATAATTGTTTTTACTGCCAAAAGCTCATTTTGGCAGTTTCTAAGCTTCTCATGGGAAGTGAGTGAATCATCCTCCCCTGAATCAATAACCTCTGCATGAACGGTTATCAGGGCATCTTTTTTTTGAATCTTTTCAAAGGCAGATTTTAAAAAATTGCTGTCAACTGCTGAACCATAGCTTGATTCAGCAAAAAAAGTCTCTCCAAATGCACAGACACCACAACGATATAGTGCATTTATATCCCAGCCGGGCATTACACTTCCATTAATGCCAAAATTACAGTAGGAATTTTTTTCTGCTTCACTAAATCTCAAAAGGAAAGATTCCTTGTCGACAACTGGAGGAATTGTGTTTGGCTGATCAATTACTGTTGCAACTCCGCCTGCAAGTGCGCTTTTAGAACCGGTCTCCCAGGTTTCCTTATGCTTTTGGATGTCACCGCCCCGCATATGGACATGCATATCGGTTGCCGCCGGAATACAGATTAAATCTTTGCAGTCAATTGATATTTCTGAATCAACTGCCATTCCTGAATGGACAACCCGCCCGTCTTTTACAGATATGTCTTTTATAGTGCCGTTTGACAGTGAGACATTTTTTAAAACCAGACTACATTTAAGAGACATTTAAAAAATCCTGTTATGTATATTGTTATGTATCTTATTACACTATTTATGGGATTGTTAATTTTTAACAGGTGTTATTTTTTTATCAGGTGTTTTTTTAGGTTATTCCTTTTTTAGGTTATTCCTTTTTTAGGTTATTCCTTTTTTATAAGGATAATATTTTGAGGTAAACTGGATTGTGCCGGTTGCCTTAAAAAAGATTATTTTAACCATATTATTTTCCGTTTTATCAAATTTTAACGAACTGAAAAAATATATTATTAAATAATTATTAAAAAATAAAAATTACAGTGTAAAAAAATATAAAATATATCATCAAAAAATAAAAAATATAGTGTTAAAAAAATATGGAATATATTATCATAGAATTATAAAATAAATTTAATTTCAATAATTTTAAAATTTTTCAGCAGACCCTTGGAACAGGATCTCCGACAGGCGCCTCTATAAACCGTTCGCCGCCAATTGAAGTCTCCATAATAACAGATTTTCCTTCTGTTACTCTGCCGATTATTGCCGCATCTTTCCCATATTTGTTCTTCTTAATCGCTTTTAAGATAGCTTCCGCATCATCAGCGGAGACACCCATAACAACCTTTCCTTCGTTTGCGACATCAAGAGGATTAATGCCTAAAAGTTCTGAAGCACTCCTTACACTATTTCTTATTGGAAGCGTTTCCTCATTGATTCTGACCTGGACGCCTGATTTCTCGGCCATCTCATTAATGGCGTTTGAAAATCCTCCACGTGTAGGATCTTTCATTGCATGAATCTCCCCTGCATCCATTGCAGATTTTACAAGCTCCCATACTGGCGCAACATCGGATCTAATCTGCTCACCCAAATCAAAGCCTTCGCGGGTTGTCATGATACAAAGGCCGTGATCACCAATTGTGCCGCTAACTATTATTACGTCGCCGGGCTTTAGTCCGTTGTCACGGACAGGTTTCTCAACAATTCCAATTCCCGCGGTGTTAATGGCAATGCCGTCAATTGCCCCCTTTTCAAGAACTTTTGTATCGCCGGTTACAAGAGATGCTCCACATTCCAAAAGTGCCTCATCCATTGATGCAACAATTTTTTCAAGGATATCAATGTCAAATCCCTCTTCAATTATCATACCACAGGAGAGTGCAATAGGCTTTCCCCCCATCATGGAAAGATCATTTGCTGTGCCGCATACTGATATTCTTCCAATATCCCCGCCGGGGAAAAAGAGAGGGCGCACAACATGCGAATCTGTTGTAAATACAATATTTTTGTCACCAAACGGTATTACCGCGCCGTCATCGAGTGATTCAAGACCAATACCGCCGGCATTATTATTTTTGTATTTTGTGAGTGTCTTTCCAAGAAGATCTGAAAAAACGGCCCCGCCGGCGCCATGCATAAGATTGACTTTCATTCGTCTTCTACCTCAATTTCAATATTTGTGACTACTATTTCCCTTCCTTCGATTACTTCAGGAAGAGAACCACAATCCGGACAAACAAACCTTTCAGAACCTTCATAACCGCATGAGCATTTTGTCTTTACAGGAACAGTCTTTGCTTCAATGCTACAGTCTTTGAAAAGAGGTTCATCTTCGTCCTCACACATAGTTTCAAAAAGAAAAATAACCTGCTCAGGGTTTACCATTGTCATTTCGCCGACACTGATACATACTTTTTTTATGTGTGTTGCGGAATTTTCAACAGCCGCCCGTTTGGAGGTTGCAAAAATATCGTATGCTATAGAGTATTCGTGCATTACTCCTCCATAGCCGCGTAGACTTCCTCAAATACCTGACGCGTCTGGAGTGCCTCTTCACGTGATAATTTCTGAATAGCAAAACCTACATGGACTAAAACAAATTCGCCTACAACAACATCCACAAGGTCTATTCGGACCTCCTGCTGAAGATCTCCATAATCAACAACAGCGATATTGCCATCTTTTATTTCCAACACTTCTGCCGGTATTGCAATACACATTGTTTAAAAACCCCTTAAATTAACCGGACCTAAAAGCCCAGTCAGGTTATAATAAAAATAATAACGCCGAGAAGGAGATTTGAACTCCTGAGGTGCGGACACCAGTGGCTTTCAAGGCCACCGCCTTCCCGGACTAGACTATCTCGGCCCGTCTTCTAATATGTCTACTTTTTTCCTTAAAAATATGGTGTTATTGTCTTCGTGTTAAAATGACAATAACAAACAGTCCGATGACGGCAGATATTAACCCAATTGGAAATTGACCGCCGGATTGGGTCGCCTCACCAGCAGGAGCACTCTCAAAGAAAGATGCTGAATCTTCACTTACTGTGATAGAAGAAGCGCCGGTTGTAAACACTGTCACATACCCGCTGTCAGATGAATCAACAGGATAGACTTTTACATATACAGTTCCTCCTTCAACATTGATTCCAAAAGATTCTGATTCGGAGCCGGAATAACGATTCACCGTTTTTACAGTCTTTTTCTCATCACAGTATTCAACAGCCCAGTTATGCCCTTCTGATGTTTCAACTGTCAAAATCCCCGGAAATGTCTCTATTGAAAAATATGTCGGACTGTTTAATGATGCAAATGACTGTGCAGACATTGACTTTCCTGTATTGGAAGTAGGAACCGGCGTTATAGATTGTGTCAAAGATTGTGTAGGAGATGTAGTTGTTTTTACAGATGTAAACTTCTGGTGTCTTATAAGCCCCTTATTATCTGAAAACGAAACATAATAGTTACCAGGGCCGGAGATTGGAACTTCAACTTTAAACTGTCCATTTGAATCAGTTGAAACCCACTCTTCAGGGAATATAATATATTCTCCGTCATCAACCATTATTTCTATTCCAAGATTACCGCGTGTGGTGCTCCTTCCTTCAACAGACAAAAAACCGTTATATTCCTGATTTATTGAAGAGGCTATTACTATCTGATCTGTTCTGTCAATAAGTTCAAATGTTCTGTATCTTGTCGAACTTCCGCCAAGACTTACCTCGCTGTTATCCGGAATTTCAAGTTTGTAGTTTCCTTTTGAAAGAGAATCAGTCTCAAAAGAAACCTTCCATGACCCGTCAGACTGGATAACAAAAGACTTTCTCTCAATCTCCTGAATCGAGACCTTCTGGTTGTAGAGAACAATTGTCATTGTAACTCCGGGGTTGATTGTGCTTGTTCCTTCGATTACAACTGTGTCACCAAGGTTTACCTGTGGCGGGACATCAAAATTGATAATGTATGCATTAGCACAAGAGACCAATGCCGCCAATAATATAATCAGGCATGCTATCTTTTTCATATTTACACGATCAACTACTATAGCATTAATGATATCTCAAAAAATTGAAAAACCTCTGGCATGCTGGAAAAGTAAAGAGACATATTCAGGAGAAGTTCTCGACTGCCTCACTGTGATCTTTAAATCAGGCGGCTGTTCATGGAACAGGTGCACAATGTGCGGATATAAGAATGAAAGGTATCACAAAATGCCTGCAGAGGAACTCTCAACCAGAATTAAACAGCAGGTTTCATGGGTTCTTTCTGAATTTAAGCCTGACAGCTACCAGATGGTAAAAATATTTACTTCAGGAAGTTTTTTTGACACTGACGAAGTCCCGCCCGGTGCCAGGGATTCAATTGGAGAGGCATTCAAAGGCAAAATTGTTATCGCAGAATCAAGGACCGAATATGTAAAGGAAGATATTATTTCGGACTTTTTAGCGATTGTTGATGACAATTCACACAAAAATCCATTGTATGTTGCAATGGGCCTTGAGACAACAAACGACTATATCCGGGAAAAATGCATTGACAAAGGCCACACATTTGAGGATTTCAAAAATGCTGTAAGTCAGGGAAGAAAGGCCGGCGCAGGCATTAAAACATATCTCATGATGAAACCGCCATTCCTGACTGAATCAGAGGCACTTTTGGATATGCAAAAATCTCTCAAAGAGTGTGCGCCGTACTCTGATATGATTTCTATGAATCTCTGCACTGTCCAAAACAGAACAGATGTTGAAAGACTCTGGAAACAAAGGGCTTACAGACCACCATATCTCTGGAGTGCTCTGAAGGTTTTAATTGAGGCAGATGTTCATGTAATGTGCGATCCTGTCGGCGGAGGGAAAAGAAGAGGTCCTCACAACTGTGGGAAATGTGATATGGAAATTGTTGACGCGATAAGAGAATTTTCACTCAATGTAGATAAAGAACTTTTAAGAGTTTATTTTGAAAGAGGATGTAAATGCAAAAATGAGTGGGAATTTATCTTAAAAGAAGAAAAACCCTTTTGCATGCCCCTGACAGAATAAAAATATTTTTTTATTCAAATATTTATTGCCCGGATTATTACAGTTTAGATATTTACTGTTCAGATTTTATAGCATCGGTTTTCAGATACTTTGCAAGGAGAGGCAAAAATGCTCCTGCATCGCTTACAACCCCGATTGCCTGTGATGAACCCCTGTCATTTAATTTGGTAACTGATGCAGGATTTATATCAACGCATATAGTCTTTACATATGACGGCAGGCAGTTTCCAACAGCTACAGAATGAAGAAGTGTTCCAATCATTATTACCATATCAAGACCGCGCAAATTTTTCCTCATCTCCTCCTGTGCAATCATAACATCGGTAATAACATCAGGAAGCGGGCCGTCATCTCTTATTGAGCCTGCAAGAACAAACGGAATATTGTTCTTCACGCATTCATACATAATTCCCGTCTTTATTATGCCTTCTTCAACTGCTTGTTTAATCGAACCTGCACGGATAACCTCGCTTATTGCTGTTATGTGATTTTTATGTCCGCCAACTGCAAGTGTTCCTGTATCAAGATTCATTCCAAGAGATGTTCCAAACAGGTTGTATTCAATATCATGGGTTGCGAGGGCATTTCCGGCAAATAATACATCAATATATCCTTCACGGATTATCTCTGCCAGTGCCGGTGCAGCCCGGGTATGAATGATTGCAGGGCCGCCAACAATCCCAATTTTTCCTCCGTTTTCCTTAATCTCTTTCATCTCAGAGGCTATTTTTTTAATAATTGTTTCACTCGGCCTTTCTGAAGAGACAGTGTTTTGCATAAATTCAAACTGATTAACTTTTCTTGACCTCTCAGGTGGCACAACCCTTACCCCTCTCTCACCGATTACAATATTGTCTCCCTTTTTTATTTTTGCAAGCGGCACACAGGTTGCAGAAAGTGTGTCTTTTTCCAATACGATGTGGCAGTCCATCTCAATATTTTCAACAGGAATCCATTTGTCATCATATTTTACAAATGTCGGGTGATTTGTTGTTGAGTAAAATCCTTTTGGTAAAATTCTGTCGCCAAAGGCCTCTTTTAGTTTTGCATTTTCAACTTCAGGCATCCTTGCACCAAGTCGATGAAGCTCACTTAGGATATTGTCAAGTTCCTCTTCATCCACTGCTGTGATAATCAGCCTTGCATAACTTGTGTCCTGTTTTTTCTTTCCTACATCGAAGGTGGTAATCTCAAAATTGCCGCCCATATCCAGAACTTTGTCAAAAACACGGGTCATAATCCCTGAATCAATAATATGACCTTCAAGTTCAATCTCACGGGACGCTTCCATAATTTAGTATATTTGTTTTATAAACTATTATGATTTGCGCAAATAACATAAAATAAGGATATAAAAAATTGATTAAAGCCGCAAAAAGGCATATCTCATCAGTTTTCTTGTCTTGCAATTCATGAATTTTTTTCAGACAAGAGGAGATGGATCTTTTCCTGCTGAAAAGGGCAGTTTTCCACCTTTAATTAAAACCTGATTCTTTGTATTTTTAATTTTTTCAAGAATTACTTCTTTTCCCTTCTTTGTCATTGCGTAAACAGGCACTGAAACTCCTCCCTGCAGGAGTGCTCTTTTACCGGCGATTTCACGAAGATGCTTTGAAGCGCATGCAGATATTATATCACAGTTTTCAGCAAGAAGCTCTGATTCATGTATATCAGCGTTCGTTGTATGAACAGCGACAATAAATGCATTTTCATCTGTTTTTCTAAGCCGGAGGGCCTCTTCTCCTGAGGTTACAGTAACTGCAATATTTAAAAATCCAAGCTCAACTGCTTTTAAATATCCTTTGTATGAATCTATTGAAGCATCGTTTGGAAAAACAGTATATCCCAGATTATTATTTATTCTACATATGACCTCAGGGTAAGGGCACGTTTGTACAAGACCGGACATTTTTCCACCAATTCCCTGAACAAGACGTGGATTTTGTGCAATAACCGTTCCCGCACCATCACAGGCAATTACTGCACAATCAATAATTCCACCGGAGATTGCCGAAGATAAAAGCTCAGATGCGCCAAATAAAACAAAATCATCATCAGAGAGAACCTCACGCTCTTTTGTGCACATTCCAAATGATGAAATCCGCTCCTCTATGTTTTTTTTAATTTCTTCAGGCTCCATATTATTTACAGGATAATTAAATCGTCTTGCAAGAGGACAATTTGTAATAACCGGCTTTCCAACCGATATCACTTTTCCATTTCTTATTACAACCTGAGTCTTTCCGGCAGCCTCAATTATATGCTCATCAATTAATGACATTTGATAGTGAATAATTAGTCATTGAAACTGAAATAAATATTTAAAAGAATTAAGGTGCAGTATCTTGAATAGGAATTTTTACAAAAAAACTGACACTAATAAAATTTTAAGATTATGGGAGATTGATTTTATCCGGGGATTTGCCATTATCTCAATGATTCTATTTCACATACTCTTTGATCTTAATTATTTCAATATCGCTAACATAAACACAAATATCGGTTTAATAAGAATTTATGGATATTTCACTGCATCGTTATTTGTATTCATTGCAGGAGTCTCTGTTTTTCTAAGCAGTGAAAGAGCTAAATTCTCTCTTTCAAAAGAAAAATACTTACTCAAATATTTTAAAAGAGGTCTTTTTTTATTTAGCCTGGGACTTTTAATAACAACTGCAACATGGATTTTTATTGGATCAGGCACAATCATCTTTGGAATACTGCATCTGCTTGGAATTTCAATTATTCTATCTCCATTTTTTATCAGATTTAAAAAATATAATTTTTTCATAGGAATTTTTGTTATAACAATCGGATTTTTCTTCTCACAGTTATCAGGCCCTTTTTATCTGATACCTCTTGGAATAACTCCTGAATGGTTTTATTCCCTTGATTACGAGCCTTTATTCCCATGGTTTGGAGTTTTTCTTCTTGGTATAGCAACAGGAGCCAAATTTTACCCTGGAGGGAAGAGACAGTTTGAAAAAACAGGATTCATAAAAGAAAAATCCAGAAAAAAACAGGATGAATTTTCTTTTTTTTCAGAAGGGCTGGAATTTTGCGGAAAACATTCACTTCTGATATACCTTGTCCATCAGCCGGTCATAATTCTTATTCTGTCACTAATATCAGGAAAGATACTTTTGTGAGATAAAGGATAATTAAGTTTTTTAAAGCAGTTAGTCTTCTTTGAAGAGTGAAATATCAGAAAATCCGACTACATCAAATACTCCTCTTTCAGTGATTCTAATCTCAGGAATCACAGTTAATGCAAGAAATGAGAGGTACATAAAAGGATTTTTTACCGCACCTGTTAATTTAACAAGCGAATTTAATTTTTCAAGCTCTGAATTTACATCTTCAAAGGATTTATGAGACATAATTCCCCCGCATTCAAGAGGAAGAACGAAGGATTTTTTATCAACAATAACTGACATTCCGCCATTTGACTCTTTTAAAAGCTCAACTGCAGAGATTATTTCTTCATCACTGCATCCAACAGCAACAATATTATGGGAATCATGTGATACAGAGGATGCAATTGCACCACATTTCATTTTAAAGCCGTTTACAAGACCTATGCCTGCCTTTTTACCACGATAGCGATCACATACAACACATTTCAAAATATCTCCGTTTAAATCAGGCAGTTTTGAAGTATCTGTCAGTTTTGTTATGTGCCTTGTAATAATCTGTCCTTCAATTATTCCTGCAATATTTGCAATTTTTTTGCCTCGTTCTAATTTGATTATTTCGTCTATACGTGCAGTTTTAAACCCGGTTTTTAAGCAAGTTGGCTTTTTATATCCTAAATCTCTTATTTCAACTCCGGACTTATAAGTCTTTAAGACTTTAAATTCTTCTGAGTCATCAATGACACAGAAATCTGCAATTCTTCCCGGAGTTAATGAACCTCTGTCAAAAAGACCAAATCTCTCTGCCGGAGAAAGTGTTGCCATTCTGTATGCAAGTTCAGGCTGAAGACCGCATTTTATTGCCTTTCGGATACAGTCGTCAATATGCCCGTCATTGACAAGCATATCAGCATGCCTGTCATCGGTTGCAAACATGCATCTTGAAACAGTGCATGAATTTACTACAGGTATAAGTTCAGAGAGATTTTTCTCTGTTGAACCTTCACGTAGCATAATATACATTCCCTTTTCAAGCTTTTCCAAAGCCTCATCCTTATTTGTACACTCATGATCGCTTGAAATACCCTGCAGAATATAAGCGTTTAACTCCTTTCCCAAAAGAAGCGGACAATGCCCGTCAATATTTTTAAAAATCTCTAATTTTTTAAAGACTTCATCATCACCTGACAAAACTCCGGGATAATTCATCATCTCGCCAAGTCCGATTACAAAATTTTTATCAGAAAATTCTTTTATATCATCGGAATCTAAAACAGCGCCGCCCATATCCATATTTGTTGCAGGAACGCATGACGGAATCATATAAAAAATATCCAAAGCTGTTTTTTCAGCCTCTGAAATCATATATTCTATGCCCTTTTTTCCGGCAACATTTGCGATTTCATGGGGATCAGCGATTATTGCCGTTGTTCCTCTTAAAAGGACAAGACGTCCGTATTCTGCCGGTGTTAAAAGAGAGCTTTCAATATGAACGTGGGCGTCAATCAGTCCGGGAATGATTTTTGCACCATTCAGATCTGTTTCTTTTTCCCCCTCATAATCTCCCTCACCTATTATTATTCCATCTTTTACTGCAATATTCTGCTTCTTCCAGCCACAGGTAAAAGGATTAAAGGTGTTTGCATTCAAAAAGACAACATCTGCTTTTTCCTTTCCAAGAGCGACATTTAAAAGTTTTTTCTGAGTCATTTTTATCAAAATTTTATCAATTCTTTAACTTCTTGATCAATTTTAAAATTTTGGAATTTTTCAAATTGTTAATTAAATAGTAAGGTCGCGTATTTCTGCTGATTTTCGGGTTTTATCCTTTAAAACATACAAATACATCTTATAATTTCCCTTTTCAAGCACTACCGGAAATGAATATTCATTTAGTCCGGGCTTTAGGTTGAATGTGCCAACACACTGTTTATATTCCTTCTGTCTGAAGTCATCGAGGCTGAAAACCGTTATCTGAATTGTTGTGATTGTTTCTTCGTCAGCATTGTTGTTAACCTCAAATACCAGCTTTTTTTCACTGTCATTATATGTAAGATCACCAAACGAATAATTCATGCATCCTGACAGAGCGGCCATTACTGCAAGCAGAAACATTAAAGCAATAATCTCTTTTCGAATGGACATTAATTCAATGTGAAACCGCTAAGACTTAAATCATTCGCAATGATTCATTAAATTTGGTATGAAAATTACTTCATAACGTAAATGAAACTGTTTCATAAAATAAAATTTCATGGATTTTTTAGTGAAATTCTGATTTTTGGGATAATAAGATCTGGTTTTCATAACAAAATTTATTCATATCCACACCCTTTTTTTTAGATCCTTGCCCTTTTCTTTCTGTACTTACCCTTTTCTTTCTGTACTTACCCTTTTCTTTCTGTACTTACCCTTTTCTTTCTGTACTTACCCTTTTCTTTCTGTACTTACCCTTTTTCTCCTTATACTTACCCGAAATTCCGAAATATTCAGGATTTGCTATTCCAAAGTTTTAATTCTGTAAAATTTACATAAACGGGTGATAAAAACGATAAAAATAATTTCATTTGACATAAACTATGGATTTCGCCAGATTTTTTTTGTAATCATTTTTAAAAAAGTCCGGAATTTGTATTGATTAATCTTCGATTAATCTTCGTTATCTTTTTTAGCATAACAAACTATAGAGATAAATGAATAAAGGATGGTGATTTTATAACAGTAATTACTTTTGCACATCATAAAGGAGGTACCGGAAAAACAACCTCATGCCTCAGCATTGCAGGCTGTCTTTTAAAGAGCAATGAAAAATTACTGATAATTGACTGTGATCCACAGGCCAATGCTACAACAGGCCTTGGAGTTGACCCTGAAAAACAGTCAAAAAACATGTATGATGTTTTCATGAATGTTTTTGAAGGGTTTCCTGATATCTCATTAAAAGATGTAATTATAAAAACATCATCAGGAATTGATCTTGCACCATCCTCACTGGACCTTGTTGGAGTTGAACCTTACCTTTATAGTATAAATGAGAGGGCTTTCGTCTTAAAAGAGGCAATAAAGCCGCTTTTGAATGAATACAGATATATCTTGATAGACACTCCTCCTAGTATGGGTCAGTTTGTGATAAACGGACTTATAGCAGCAGACAGAATTGTTTTGACTCTTGATGAAAGTATCTTCGCTCAAAAGGGCCTTGAAAGCTTAAATTACATCTTTGAGGACATAAAAGAAAATACAGGAAAAAATAAATCACCAGACATGGCAATTTTCACTCGCGCAGGAACACTACATCAAAGAAAATCTCCAATGGAAGAGATAAAAAGTGCATTCAAACAATTGTTTTCATCCAAAAATCCGGATGATACTGAAAAAAAGCGTCAGGATGAACTTGAGGCAGAAGTAAAAAAGATGATTAAGGAAGTATATTCTGTCCCATATGACCCGGAGATATACAGAGCCCAAAAAGAAGGAATGCCTGTTACAAATATCTCGCCTGAGAGTCCGGCCTCACAAAAATACAGAGAAATTTCTGAAATAATTAAAAAGTGGTGATGAAAAATGGCAGATGAAAAAATAAAACAAAACAGACCCGGAAGAAAAGCTCTTTTCACCGGCGCGGCAATCCCAAAAGAAGTACAATCACTCTCTGCTGATGAAAAGGTCTCTGAATTCATTTCAAAAACCACAGAAATTTTAAGAGATTATACCTCAGGAAACCAGGGCGCAAGATTAGAGAATGACCAAAAAGACGAAAAACTGTCTGGTCTTGCAATAGAAATAAACAGACTGCTTGAAAATTACGAGTCAGACCTGGAAAAAATTAAATCTTCTGATATAATATCCGACAATCAAAACATAATAATTTCAGAAGATTCTCAAAATTTAAAAGATTCAGAGGAATTTTTAAAAGAATTAAAAGATGTTCAGATAATGGCAGAGGAATACAGGGAAGCTGTTTTTGAAAAGGAAAAATTAATCGAAGAATATCAAAAAATTATTGAAGATAACAAAAAAACAATTGAAATTTTAAAACCAGATCTTGAAATATATGAAACTGAAAATGAGAAATTAAAATCAATAATTCAGCAAAACGAAAACAAAATAATTGACTTAAATAAAGAAATAAGCGATTTGAAAGAAGAAATTGTCGTTTTTAAAGAGAGTGAAAACAACTCTGAAACATCAAAATATGAAGAAGAAATAAAATCCTTAAATGAAGAAATAATCACTCTTAAAGAATTAAACCAGAGACTTTCAAAAAATGTTGAGGAAAATGATGATGAATTTGAAAAGCTCCGGCAAAAGTACGAAGAGGAGATAAAAACTGCCACTGAGAAAGCATATCTTGATGCTGAAAACAAAACTTCTGAAAAAATAAAAATTTTTGAGGCAGAAACAGAAAATTTAAATCTTCTAATTCTTAAGAAGGAAGATATTGTCTCAGAGATGATATCAGAGCTTAATTCAAAAGAAAATATTTTGAACGAATATAAATCAAAACTCTCTGAACATGAAAATATTCTTCAAAAAGAAAAAACTGCCCTTTCTGAAAAAGACAAAGTCATTGCCGAACTAAAAGACGAAATTCAAAAAGTAATAACAGACACAAAAACTGACTCAGAAGAGGAAGAAAAACGACTAAAAATTATAGAAACATTAAAGAAACGCTCAGAGACAATTGTTCAGCAAAACCCAATGCCGATAATTCTTGTAAATTCTTCATATAACATAATTGTTGCAAACAAGGCTTATGAAGATATGGCCGGAATCTCTGTTAATGATGCAAAAAGAATGAATCTTCGCGACTTTGAGATTCTTGAAAAATCAGGGGACGGCATATCCAAAGTTCTTAAAACAGGTAAAAGAAGTCTTTCTGAATTAAAGATTAAACTACCGGCAGGAATACGCTTCCTGAAACAGTACGGTATTCCAATAAGAAAAAACGGCCAGGTTTCTGAAATTCTAATTGTTTATGTCGATATAACCCATGAGATGAATAAGGCCGAAGAGATAAAATCCCAGATGAAAGAGATTGATGTCTTGAAAAAACGCTCAGAGACAATTGTTCAGCAAAACCCGATGCCGATAATTCTCCTAAGTAAAAATCTTGATATTTTAGTCTCAAACAATTCATTTGAGAAGATAAGCGGAATTGAAAGACATGCGCTTTTAAAGATGAATTTAAAAGACTTCATATTTGAAGATAAAAAAGGCGATGATATCTCTACTGTTTTCTCATCCAAAAAGCGCTCATATGGAGAGGTTTCATTCAAAACTCCCCTTGAAACTCACGTCCTTGAACAATACGCAATTCCCATAATGGACGAGAAAGAGAATATCTCAACCGTTCTTGTCGTTTACAACGAAATAACCAGGCTTAGGAAGAATGAAAAAGACCTTCAGGAATTAATGGAGAAGGTACAAAAAGAAGCAGTCTGTCTTGAAGAAAGTGCTAAAGAGATAACATCCGGCATGCTTGAACTTGCAGACAAAAATCTCAATATCAGATCAAAAATTTCAGATAACGATCCTCTAAAGATTCTGAAGGAAAATTTCAACAATTCTGTTCTGTCAATAAAAGAGTTAATCCGCGATATTGCATCAAAAACAGATAATATTGAAGAAACAGCTGACGGACTTTTCAAAAATAACGAAAGTATCTCAGATGCCGCTCAAAAAATGGCACAAA
The genomic region above belongs to Methanomicrobium antiquum and contains:
- a CDS encoding HypC/HybG/HupF family hydrogenase formation chaperone, encoding MCIAIPAEVLEIKDGNIAVVDYGDLQQEVRIDLVDVVVGEFVLVHVGFAIQKLSREEALQTRQVFEEVYAAMEE
- the hypE gene encoding hydrogenase expression/formation protein HypE, translated to MKVNLMHGAGGAVFSDLLGKTLTKYKNNNAGGIGLESLDDGAVIPFGDKNIVFTTDSHVVRPLFFPGGDIGRISVCGTANDLSMMGGKPIALSCGMIIEEGFDIDILEKIVASMDEALLECGASLVTGDTKVLEKGAIDGIAINTAGIGIVEKPVRDNGLKPGDVIIVSGTIGDHGLCIMTTREGFDLGEQIRSDVAPVWELVKSAMDAGEIHAMKDPTRGGFSNAINEMAEKSGVQVRINEETLPIRNSVRSASELLGINPLDVANEGKVVMGVSADDAEAILKAIKKNKYGKDAAIIGRVTEGKSVIMETSIGGERFIEAPVGDPVPRVC
- a CDS encoding TIGR00300 family protein; protein product: MEASREIELEGHIIDSGIMTRVFDKVLDMGGNFEITTFDVGKKKQDTSYARLIITAVDEEELDNILSELHRLGARMPEVENAKLKEAFGDRILPKGFYSTTNHPTFVKYDDKWIPVENIEMDCHIVLEKDTLSATCVPLAKIKKGDNIVIGERGVRVVPPERSRKVNQFEFMQNTVSSERPSETIIKKIASEMKEIKENGGKIGIVGGPAIIHTRAAPALAEIIREGYIDVLFAGNALATHDIEYNLFGTSLGMNLDTGTLAVGGHKNHITAISEVIRAGSIKQAVEEGIIKTGIMYECVKNNIPFVLAGSIRDDGPLPDVITDVMIAQEEMRKNLRGLDMVIMIGTLLHSVAVGNCLPSYVKTICVDINPASVTKLNDRGSSQAIGVVSDAGAFLPLLAKYLKTDAIKSEQ
- the pyrC gene encoding dihydroorotase; protein product: MSLKCSLVLKNVSLSNGTIKDISVKDGRVVHSGMAVDSEISIDCKDLICIPAATDMHVHMRGGDIQKHKETWETGSKSALAGGVATVIDQPNTIPPVVDKESFLLRFSEAEKNSYCNFGINGSVMPGWDINALYRCGVCAFGETFFAESSYGSAVDSNFLKSAFEKIQKKDALITVHAEVIDSGEDDSLTSHEKLRNCQNELLAVKTIIDISKTGLKLHFCHISSPDSVDLIKQRKNITFEVMPHHLFLSYEMFDKNDGFGKVNPPLRSESVRKKLLLRWNEIDVVASDHAPHTITEKTKEIFSDIPSGIPGVETMLPLLINQVLEKNITLQSVIEKTVINPSKIIGIEPPGFTKGSPADFALYPKEPVKITADSLQSKAGWTPYEGMNAVFPDITIISGNIAYKNGEFYKDCARPVRGNGYIAL
- a CDS encoding archaeosine biosynthesis radical SAM protein RaSEA; translated protein: MISQKIEKPLACWKSKETYSGEVLDCLTVIFKSGGCSWNRCTMCGYKNERYHKMPAEELSTRIKQQVSWVLSEFKPDSYQMVKIFTSGSFFDTDEVPPGARDSIGEAFKGKIVIAESRTEYVKEDIISDFLAIVDDNSHKNPLYVAMGLETTNDYIREKCIDKGHTFEDFKNAVSQGRKAGAGIKTYLMMKPPFLTESEALLDMQKSLKECAPYSDMISMNLCTVQNRTDVERLWKQRAYRPPYLWSALKVLIEADVHVMCDPVGGGKRRGPHNCGKCDMEIVDAIREFSLNVDKELLRVYFERGCKCKNEWEFILKEEKPFCMPLTE
- a CDS encoding hydrogenase maturation nickel metallochaperone HypA — encoded protein: MHEYSIAYDIFATSKRAAVENSATHIKKVCISVGEMTMVNPEQVIFLFETMCEDEDEPLFKDCSIEAKTVPVKTKCSCGYEGSERFVCPDCGSLPEVIEGREIVVTNIEIEVEDE